One part of the Diadema setosum chromosome 6, eeDiaSeto1, whole genome shotgun sequence genome encodes these proteins:
- the LOC140229656 gene encoding uncharacterized protein → MGDVDAPPPRTSASGKITAHNLHLLMDDEENQDAGRENGAEEEAASQMPDDDLNLRTATADSYNSSAASRKLDDSPVGSDTQNPPANLAEETRYQEELRERVKRSFADLGIEPEGVLLKDSLEETPRDSLEIKEELPYDSNVEQGEYTAERRVQNNEDDDTVNEANDDNVGEFLNEGNDDENDTGEIQNSAEPSHDTEQGNDLRDSLEAGNVEPELQNLNESNQQADGEDSFGVADPEGEEEEEEGVNDYLAEQNSPEGEVGNVELQDENPQNNDFHDAKGENDPQLVDSLDASDQNGALPNEQDSSYDARDEVPNNPEQEQAVYDDNAAEQDEEVPVGDNQSEQRDSVSQPFHLNTDGSNFPLPQQSDDNQPNPEDDYANALADEYANDLGDDEYTNNLGDDEYANNLGDDEYANNLGDDEYADNLGADEDANKPASDEYPTDAGDQFANNALGGDEYENALNNDFGGDDQQMYSDPAGEPLQNQPQSMSTSRPSSKKSFRSGRETYVATRDGQVNGSDGEIIASFPQPVSLPQSQLNSRSRAGYSDRQQSANHLNANNNADSLEDKPPSGNSVRSHQSSTRSRSGTSQNRHSGSSRHNSRERGLSSRSRQTSLEREASPASRQHSGERRNMSSVRRGSAGREDLGIRKNAKDSPQRGSSHTSRRGSNEITIPRYANRGMGNRNDGEENFPTASQVTKEPDSSKSQRTLSGSNRVHRQDPIGAAEVPVADGKPPSGLDGRPQASRISSAGSGATQALLARNNDPSSHTLPGQQDDTKASQQFWSDMHKAGVPHHIGRSSGKKSAKNVEKLRSGEKVRVEYISDDSGDEDLHFVDEKGSPIDELGRPLYDPKTPDVADMRIMYRIKPSPPKQSSSMKSSSGRQRSRDISAASSKYSARIRSGYTSINSSAHASSKNPGRRLVDRQVSPIEDEVMQENTQQQGDLDTTLPPPQSREQSVRERPVKSAGLQTGDIEMTPSDDTDHTQNIKSPVREASIQTTERETAIQTSDEHVTGESDATLPHQSPYHSPRENGPFGQVRVTPLQRQSPGFQMRSPRNDPHGQYQYPGDAFAQPVPVNYPSNPHAHWQPGVSHPAFSHPGQVFAAPLQPHFANPVVSHQQTPPQMMAPQMIPLQSGPPQQHYPGQNMYPAPPQHYQQAPFHSEPPHPAMHPPHGMQYSYQPEQVSQGGQFMGQDIDPPQGDDVENMPEEEEKKQPSGSRRPPPKPRPNFIDINKTSAKLRRDPPSKKYTDALNQKKGFRSPLNNKNPLPQISRENSQDDGQPVSTGWTPHGSATSRANDLWAQQVFHEQQMVLLARGMSDPNIYAPGQMPGPPRRQGSVPGNYPGVAGQGGMHASQDAVPHYSNGQPYSWSADRANTYARMNGMHHAEQGAFGGQPYPGPMQSFDQSPRERMAYTHPMPKRTSPYQVLPDISGRLSGEDSELRTSDPDGYVMRLQKQKQGPQYRPYTLKDFQNLKKDFKLGGLGPDKDSISMKQDKAARQREYAKLVMQQNKKVFQHNPNTGKPPPNKDSSKAEPSKRDLALEYAKQVPKPRIPTPPEILHDRLYGSGSNSRNSQGSRNSQGSRQSYGGRTTQLIRSASAENTARHAENMAEEMARLQDLTERHRQEKEELDRLRKEIST, encoded by the exons CCTGCGGACAGCGACGGCCGACAGCTACAACTCTTCCGCTGCGAGTCGGAAGCTGGATGATTCTCCCGTAGGAAGTGATACGCAGAATCCTCCCGCTAACCTTGCGGAGGAGACGAGGTACCAGGAGGAGTTGCGCGAGCGTGTGAAGAGATCATTTGCTGACCTTGGTATTGAGCCTGAAGGTGTGTTATTGAAGGACAGCTTGGAAGAAACACCCAGGGACTCTCTAGAGATAAAGGAAGAACTGCCATATGATAGCAATGTGGAGCAGGGAGAATATACTGCTGAGAGGAGAGTTCAGAACAATGAGGATGATGATACTGTCAATGAAGCAAATGATGACAATGTGGGAGAATTTCTGAATGAGGGAAATGATGATGAGAATGACACTGGAGAAATACAAAATTCTGCTGAACCATCACACGACACTGAACAAGGCAATGACCTCAGGGATTCTCTGGAAGCGGGAAATGTAGAGCCGGAGTTACAAAATCTGAATGAGTCAAATCAGCAAGCAGATGGTGAGGACAGCTTTGGTGTCGCTGATCCTGAaggagaggaggaagaagaagaaggtgtaAATGACTATCTTGCAGAGCAGAATTCACCTGAAGGTGAAGTAGGAAATGTAGAACTGCAAGATGAGAACCCTCAGAACAATGATTTTCATGATGCAAAAGGTGAGAATGATCCTCAACTTGTTGATAGTCTAGATGCTTCTGATCAAAATGGGGCATTGCCTAATGAGCAAGACTCCTCGTATGATGCGAGAGATGAGGTCCCCAACAATCCTGAACAGGAGCAGGCAGTTTATGATGACAATGCAGCTGAACAAGATGAAGAGGTGCCTGTTGGAGACAACCAAAGTGAGCAAAGAGACAGTGTTTCACAGCCTTTTCATTTAAACACTGATGGAAGCAACTTCCCCCTCCCTCAGCAGAGTGATGACAATCAGCCAAATCCAGAAGATGACTACGCAAATGCTCTGGCtgatgaatatgcaaatgatttGGGTGATGATGAATACACTAACAATTTAGGTGATGATGAATATGCGAACAATTTAGGAGACGATGAATATGCGAACAATTTAGGTGACGATGAATATGCTGATAACTTAGGTGCTGATGAGGATGCAAATAAACCAGCCAGTGATGAATATCCAACTGATGCAGGTGATCAGTTTGCAAATAATGCTTTAGGTGGTGATGAATATGAGAATGCATTGAACAATgattttggtggagatgacCAACAGATGTACAGTGATCCTGCTGGAGAGCCATTGCAAAATCAGCCACAGAGTATGAGCACTAGTAGACCTTCCTCCAAGAAGTCCTTTCGTTCAGGGCGAGAAACATATGTAGCAACAAGAGATGGTCAGGTGAATGGAAGTGATGGAGAAATTATAGCTAGTTTTCCACAGCCAGTGAGTTTACCACAGTCACAGTTAAACTCTAGGAGTCGTGCGGGCTATTCTGATCGTCAGCAGTCAGCAAATCATTTGAATGCCAATAACAATGCCGATTCTCTAGAAGATAAACCTCCATCTGGAAACTCTGTCCGATCTCATCAAAGTAGCACCAGAAGTAGGAGTGGAACCAGTCAGAATCGGCATTCTGGCTCCAGCAGGCACAATTCAAGAGAAAGGGGGTTGTCGTCTCGGTCAAGACAGACGTCTTTAGAGAGAGAGGCATCCCCTGCCTCAAGGCAGCACTCGGGTGAGCGGAGGAACATGAGCAGCGTGAGGAGGGGTTCTGCGGGAAGGGAGGATTTAGGGATAAGAAAAAATGCAAAGGATTCGCCCCAGAGGGGTTCAAGTCACACAAGCCGCAGAGGTTCCAATGAAATAACCATCCCGCGGTATGCAAATAGAGGAATGGGCAACCGCAACGATGGGGAAGAGAATTTCCCAACAGCCTCACAGGTTACAAAAGAGCCAGATTCTAGTAAGTCGCAAAGAACTTTGTCAGGATCAAATCGTGTGCACAGACAAGATCCGATTGGTGCTGCTGAAGTCCCAGTGGCAGACGGGAAGCCACCGTCAGGATTAGATGGGAGGCCGCAAGCCTCGCGTATAAGTAGTGCAGGGTCTGGAGCGACACAAGCCCTCCTTGCAAGAAATAACGATCCTAGTAGTCACACCTTGCCTGGTCAACAGGATGATACTAAAGCAAGTCAACAGTTCTGGTCGGACATGCATAAAGCAGGTGTTCCTCACCACATTGGACGTTCTTCGGGTAAAAAGTCAGCCAAAAACGTTGAGAAACTCAGGTCAGGGGAAAAAGTGAGGGTTGAATACATCTCAGATGACAGCGGTGATGAAGATCTCCACTTTGTTGATGAGAAAGGAAGTCCTATTGATGAATTGGGTAGACCATTGTATGATCCTAAGACCCCTGATGTTGCCGATATGAGAATCATGTACCGAATAAAGCCATCTCCTCCAAAGCAGAGCTCAAGTATGAAATCTTCAAGTGGGAGGCAGCGATCAAGAGATATTTCAGCAGCCTCGTCAAAATACAGTGCCAGAATTAGATCAGGGTATACATCTATTAACTCGTCGGCACATGCGTCTTCCAAAAATCCAGGAAGGAGATTAGTTGACAGACAAGTGTCTCCCATTGAAGATGAAGTCATGCAGGAAAATACTCAGCAGCAGGGCGACCTTGATACAACTCTGCCGCCTCCCCAAAGTCGGGAGCAATCTGTTCGGGAAAGACCGGTCAAGTCAGCTGGCCTTCAGACAGGAGACATAGAAATGACCCCGTCAGATGACACTGACCACACACAGAATATTAAGAGTCCTGTTCGAGAAGCCTCCATACAAACTACCGAGCGCGAGACTGCCATTCAGACCTCCGATGAGCATGTGACTGGTGAAAGTGACGCCACTCTACCGCATCAAAGTCCTTATCACAGCCCGAGGGAGAATGGACCATTTGGTCAAGTGAGAGTGACCCCCTTGCAAAGACAAAGTCCAGGTTTCCAGATGAGATCTCCCCGAAATGACCCGCATGGCCAATACCAATACCCAGGAGACGCATTTGCCCAGCCAGTGCCTGTCAACTATCCCAGCAATCCGCATGCACACTGGCAGCCTGGAGTGAGCCATCCAGCTTTCTCTCATCCTGGCCAAGTCTTTGCAGCACCATTACAGCCGCACTTTGCCAATCCTGTGGTGAGCCACCAGCAGACGCCGCCACAGATGATGGCTCCGCAGATGATTCCCCTACAGTCTGGTCCTCCACAGCAACATTATCCAGGTCAGAACATGTATCCAGCCCCACCACAGCACTATCAGCAGGCTCCATTTCATTCAGAGCCACCACATCCTGCAATGCACCCACCGCATGGCATGCAGTACTCCTATCAACCTGAACAAGTGAGTCAAGGGGGACAGTTCATGGGTCAAGATATTGATCCACCTCAAGGGGACGATGTTGAGAACATGCcggaagaagaggagaagaaacAGCCTAGTGGGTCAAGGCGTCCGCCTCCGAAGCCCAGACCTAATTTCATTGACATCAATAAAACTTCGGCGAAGCTCAGGCGAGACCCGCCATCCAAGAAGTACACAGACGCTCTCAATCAAAAGAAAGGATTCCGATCACCTCTAAACAACAAGAATCCATTGCCTCAGATATCCCGCGAAAATTCTCAGGATGATGGACAGCCTGTCTCAACTGGATGGACTCCTCATGGAAGTGCGACAAGCCGTGCAAATGATCTCTGGGCCCAGCAAGTTTTCCATGAGCAGCAGATGGTCTTGCTTGCACGTGGCATGTCGGACCCAAACATCTATGCCCCAGGCCAGATGCCGGGGCCTCCTCGCCGGCAGGGGTCAGTTCCAGGGAACTATCCAGGTGTAGCTGGTCAAGGTGGTATGCATGCTAGTCAGGACGCCGTGCCCCATTACAGCAATGGACAACCGTACAGCTGGTCGGCAGACCGGGCCAACACGTATGCTCGGATGAACGGCATGCACCATGCAGAGCAAGGGGCCTTTGGAGGTCAGCCATACCCGGGACCCATGCAAAGCTTTGATCAGAGCCCAAGGGAGAGGATGGCCTACACTCACCCGATGCCCAAGCGGACCAGTCCATACCAAGTTCTGCCCGACATATCTGGTCGACTAAGTG GGGAGGATTCTGAATTGAGGACAAGCGACCCTGATGGATACGTGATGCGACTTCAGAAGCAGAAGCAAGGTCCCCAGTACCGACCTTACACTCTAAAGGACTTTCAAAACCTGAAAAAGGATTTCAAGCTGGGAGGGCTTGGACCTGATAAGGACTCCATCAGTATGAAG CAAGACAAGGCAGCCAGGCAGCGGGAGTACGCCAAACTGGTCATGCAGCAGAACAAGAAAGTCTTTCAGCACAATCCCAACACCGGCAAGCCCCCGCCCAACAAGGATAGCTCCAAGGCAGAGCCGTCCAAGCGAGACCTG gCACTGGAATATGCTAAGCAAGTCCCCAAGCCCCGCATCCCAACCCCGCCTGAAATCCTCCACGACCGCCTGTACGGGAGTGGATCAAACTCTCGGAACTCGCAGGGCTCGCGGAACTCGCAGGGCTCACGGCAGAGCTACGGAGGCCGCACCACCCAGCTGATCCGGTCAGCCTCGGCCGAGAACACGGCTCGACATGCGGAGAACATGGCTGAGGAGATGGCGAGGCTCCAGGACCTCACAGAGAGACACCGACAGGAGAAGGAGGAGCTGGACCGCCTCAGGAAGGAGATCTCCACATGA